In the Parasphingorhabdus halotolerans genome, GCTTTCGCGCCCAAGGCCTCGGCCTGCGCTTTGGCTTCATCGCGGCTCATGGTTTCCAGCTTGCCGGTGAACACGACAGTTTTCCCGGCCACTGCGCTGTCCTTGGTTTCGACGATATAGTCGGGCGGCGATACTTCGTTGAGGAGATCGTCCCATACTTTGACATTGTGAGGTTCGTGGAAAAAATCGGCCAAAGCTTGTGCAACAGTCGGCCCGACGCCGTCAATTGCGGTAATTTCCTCGCGCACCGCTTCACTCTCACGAACCGCTTTGCCGACCTCTGCCAGTTTCTGCAAAGTTGTGAAATTCTTGAGCAAATCCCGCGCAGTGACCGCGCCGATATGACGGATACCAAGTCCGAACAGGAATCGCGCCGCATCTGCCGAGCGTTTGTTTTCCACAGCCGCCAACAGATTATCCACAGACTTTTCCTGCCACCCCCCGCGCGCCAATATTTCATCGCGGTGCTGGTGCAGACGGAAAATATCGGCAGGACTTTCGATAAAACCAGCCTCGATAAATTCCGCAATGCTCTTTTCGCCCAGCCCGGCAATGTCCAGCGCCGCGCGCGATACAAAATGTACAAGCCGCTGAAACCGCTGGGCCGGGCAGATCAGCCCGCCGGTGCAGCGCACATCAACCTCGCCTTCTTCGGCCACGGCTTCGCTATGACATTCCGGACAATGATCGGGAAAATGATAAGGGGCGCGGTTTTCATCGCGGGTCAGGTTTTTGACCACCTGCGGGATGACATCCCCTGCCCGCTGGATCACAACACGGTCGCCGGGACGCACGCCTAGCCGCTCGATTTCGTCGCGGTTATGGAGGGTGACATTGGACACAACCACGCCGCCCACTGTAACTGGTTTCAGGCGACCCACCGGCGTCAGCTTGCCTGTCCGGCCGACCTGAATGTCAATGCTCTCCAGCGTCGTCTGTGCTTGTTCAGCGGGAAATTTATGCGCCAATGCCCAGCGCGGAGCCTTTGCCACAAAACCGAGCCGCTGCTGATAATCCAGCCGGTCCACCTTATAAACCACGCCATCAATATCATAAGGTAAATCGGCCCGCTCCGCCTCGATAAGCCGGTAATGCGCAAGGATTTCATCCAGCGTTTCAAAGCGTTTCACCATCGGCGAAACCGGCACGCCCCAGCTTTTCATCGCCTCCATAACGTCATAAGCCGTCGCGCCCGGAATATCGCTCGAAACGCCCCAGCCATGCGCCCAGAATTTCAGCGGACGCCTGGCCGTAACCTGCGCATCCTTCTGGCGCAGCGAGCCGGCGGCGGCATTGCGGGGATTGGCAAACTGGCGGATTTTATTGGGGTCAAAGGGAATGTTCCTGGCCTCGGCATCTGCCTTCCCCTCGTCCATCAGGCGCTGGTTCAGGCCGATAAAATCAGCCTTAGCCATATAGACTTCCCCGCGAATTTCAAAAAGATCGGGAATGCTATAAAGCCCTCCCCTTCAGGGGAGGGTTGGGGTGGGGAATGCAATCAACGGAACCACCTAAAGACACGTCCCCACCCCCGGCCCCTCCCCTGAAGGGGAGGGGTGAAATCCTCTCAGGAATATCCGCAATCATCGCCGCATTGGCGGTCACGTCCTCACCCACTTGCCCATCCCCGCGCGTCGCAGCGAGCACCAGCTCGCCTTTCTCATAACGCAGCGAGCAAGATAGCCCGTCGATTTTATCTTCCGCCGTCACCGCAACCGGCGCGTCTTCAGCCAAGTTCAAAAACCGCCGCACCCGCGCCAGCCATTCAGCAATGTCTTCGTCGGAAAATCCGTTATCCAGGCTCATCATCCGCTGTTCATGGGCGACTTTAGACAGCGGAGAATTGGCTACCGCCGCTCCAACCAGCTTGTTCGGACTGTCATCGCGCACCAGATGCGGAAACGCCGCTTCCAGCTCATTATTCCGCCGCACCAGCGCATCATAATCCGCATCGGAAATCTCCGGTGTGTCCTGCGCATGATAAAGCTTGTTATGCTTCGCGATTATGCGCGCAAGCCGCATGAGTTCGTTCGCAGCTTCAGCTTCGGAGAGGTTTGCTATGGACTTTGCGCTCACTGAATCTCCTCCTTTTCAAAAGAGGGTTTGGGGGTGGTTTTGCGCCAACGATCCGGGGATTGAGAAAGCGCCTTAAGCAAAGCCGTCAAAACCCCGTCAATATTATCCATCACATCAATATTGGAAAACCGAACGGTCCGATAACCCTGCTCTTTCAACCGCTCATCTCTTTTGAAATCCGCATCGCTATCATGCGTGTCACCATCGACCTCGATGATCAGTCTTTTATGCGGACATACGAAATCGGCAATGTAATATTGGATCACCGCCTGCCGCCGAAATTTATGCCCTTCCAATTGCGAATTTGAAAGATGCCTCCAAAACCGCTTTTCAGGCTCCGTAGGATTTTTCCGCATTTCCCGGGCACGGTCCAACAAGGTCATTCGATCTACCACTATCTTAAGCCCCTCCTTCAAGAAGGAGGGGCTTAAGAAGAGGCGTCAGGGCGTTGGCGACTTCTGCTTGGGAAAGATCAGAGACTCCCATTCACATCCTCAAACATTTGAGTCATTTCGCAACGTCCACCCTCGATCCTATACTTCATTTGATAAGATAAACCGTGCGTAACATAGCCAATGCTACAATTTATTAGACTTCCATCGCGCATATTGACCAATATTTCTCCGGAACCATCTGTTGGCGTGACACGTTCTCCAACGAATCCATTGTCAGATTTTCGCATATCGGTGGACACATTATAGAGAGTTAAAACAGCGCCCTGTGCTGTTCCATCGAGCACTTCGACTTCAAATGCTCCGGGATCCGGGTCAGAACATGCAAAAAGCAGCATTGTTGCCAGCAAATTGAGTGCAAGCCTCATTCAAAGCCCCGCAACCGGCGTTACTTCAAACCGGTGACCAAAGCCTTCTATCATCGGCCTTCCCTTACCAATCGCCGCTTGTACCGACACAAGCTGCAGAGATGCCGCGTGAGCCTCTTTAGACTCCCAATATTCGGTGATCCAGATCGCGTTTTCATCGCTCTGGTCCTTCGAGATCGTGTAGCTGATATTCCCCGGCATATCGCGGGTTCCTGCGGCCAGTATCGCGATCAGTTCATCGCGCTTGCCCGCCGCGACCTTCATCTGGCCGATAATGCCGTAGGCTAATATTTCTTCCATCACCTCTGCTCCTCGCATTGTCATACAACCGGATAGCGTCGCTGCGCCCATCCACGCCAGCATTTCCCTCCGACCAATCATTAAACCCCCTCCAGCAACCGGTCCGCCTGCGCCCTGGCCTCATCCGTCACATCCGCACCCGACAACATCCGCGCAATTTCCTGCCGCCGGCCTTCCCCGTCAAGAGCCGCGACATCAGTGCGGGATACTGTGCCCGCAATCGATTTGTTAATCAGGAAATGCGCATCGCCTTTGGATGCCACTTGCGGGGAGTGGGTGACAACCAGAAGCTGCGCCGCCTTGGACAGCTTTGCCAGCCGTTCACCAATCGCTGCTGCGACAGCGCCGCCGACACCGCGATCAACCTCGTCAAAGATGATCGTTCCTGCGCCGCCTTCTTCCGCCAGTGCTACTTTTAACGCTAATATGAACCGCGAAAGCTCTCCGCCGGACGCAATTTTACCAAGCGGTGCAAGCGGTGCGCCGGGGTTGGTTGAAATCAGAAATTCGATCCGGTCCATCCCGTTTCCGCCCCAGCGAAGCTCGTCCAGAGGCTCGATTAAAGTCTCAAACCGCGCCGCATCCAGTTTCAGCGGTTTCAGCTCGCCCGCGACGGCTTTATCAAGCGCCTTCGCCGCTTTCTGACGCTTCAGGCGCAGCATTTCGGCCGCCGCAATATAGGAGCTTTTGGCTTCCGCTAATCCAGCCTCCAAGGTTTTCAATGAACGCCCGCCATCACTGATCGCCGCAAGCCGCGTTTCCATATCGGTCAGCAATTTCGCCAGTGTTTCCGGCTCAACCCGGTGCTTACGGGCCAGAGCGCGCAATTCAAATAACCGCGTCTCCATATCATCCAATCGCTGCGGATCGAACATCAGGGCATCAGCCGCTTTATTTAGCAGTTCTTCGGCTTCACCGGCTTCTATAACAGCGCGATCAAGCGCGCCCAAAGCCTCTGCCAGTAACGGATGATCCTCACCAATCCGGTCAAGCCGCCGCGCTGCGGCACGCAAGCTGGCTAGCCCGCCATTGGAGCCATCAAAAGCAGCCCGGATTGCTTCCAGATCACCGGTGAGCTTTTCACCCTTCATCATCGTAGCGCGTTCCAGAGCCAATTCCTGCTCTTCGCCCGGTTGCGGTGCGAATTTACTCAACTCCGCAACGCTATGCTCCAGAAACTCGCGGTCCTGTTCGGCTGCTTCCTGATCGGCAATTGCCTGCTCCAACGCGACTTTGGCTGACTGCCAGCCTTCAAACGCCTGACGCACTTTAGCAGGATCAGAGCCGGCATACGTATCCAGCAAAGCCCGGTGTCCGCGCGGGTTTATGAGGCCGCGGTCGTCATGCTGGCCGTGAATTTCAATCAGCCGGTTACCCGCTTCCCGCAGCAACGCCGCAGAGCAAGGCTGATCGTTGATAAATGCGCGGCTGCCGCCATCGGCCTTGACCGAGCGTTTAATAATCAGTGGCTCGCCGGGTTCGATTTCAATATCATTATCAGCAAGATATACCGCCAATTTACTTGCCGGATCAGGGGCATCAAAAGTCGCGGTTACTTGCGCCTTTTCCATTCCTTGCCGCACAAGCCCGCTATCGGCGCGGTTGCCAAGCGCCAGCCCCATCGAGTCCAGTAGGATAGATTTACCCGCGCCAGTTTCGCCAGTCAGCACAGAGAGGCCCGCCCCGAAATCAAGGTCGAGAGCTTCAATCAGCACAATGTCGCGGATGGATAAAGACTGCAGCACAGCCTTCTCTTAAATCAGCTTGTCGTTAGCTGCAACGGCCCAAACGGTGCCGATGAACTTATATTAAATCTCGGAGGCAGCGTGCTTGTTGACCAGTTCAAAAGCGCGCTCATACCATTTTGAGCCAGGATAGTTGGCGCCCAATACGGCAGCAGTTTTCTTGGCTTCAGCCGGAATACCCAACGCAAGGTAGCTCTCAGTCAACCGCATCAAAGCTTCCGCCGAGTGTGTTGTGGTTTCATATTTTTCGATAACCTCGCGGAAACGAATCGTTGCCGCGAGCCATTGTCCGCGACGCTGGTAGAAACGGCCAATTTCCATTTCCTTGCCAGCAAGGTGATCATTGACAAGGTCCATCTTGAGTCGTGCGTCTGCAGCGTAGCGTGTATCGGGGTAGCGGCGCGCCACTTCACCCAAAGTTGTCAGCGCCTGTT is a window encoding:
- a CDS encoding endonuclease domain-containing protein is translated as MTLLDRAREMRKNPTEPEKRFWRHLSNSQLEGHKFRRQAVIQYYIADFVCPHKRLIIEVDGDTHDSDADFKRDERLKEQGYRTVRFSNIDVMDNIDGVLTALLKALSQSPDRWRKTTPKPSFEKEEIQ
- a CDS encoding putative quinol monooxygenase, producing the protein MIGRREMLAWMGAATLSGCMTMRGAEVMEEILAYGIIGQMKVAAGKRDELIAILAAGTRDMPGNISYTISKDQSDENAIWITEYWESKEAHAASLQLVSVQAAIGKGRPMIEGFGHRFEVTPVAGL
- the ligA gene encoding NAD-dependent DNA ligase LigA, with the translated sequence MAKADFIGLNQRLMDEGKADAEARNIPFDPNKIRQFANPRNAAAGSLRQKDAQVTARRPLKFWAHGWGVSSDIPGATAYDVMEAMKSWGVPVSPMVKRFETLDEILAHYRLIEAERADLPYDIDGVVYKVDRLDYQQRLGFVAKAPRWALAHKFPAEQAQTTLESIDIQVGRTGKLTPVGRLKPVTVGGVVVSNVTLHNRDEIERLGVRPGDRVVIQRAGDVIPQVVKNLTRDENRAPYHFPDHCPECHSEAVAEEGEVDVRCTGGLICPAQRFQRLVHFVSRAALDIAGLGEKSIAEFIEAGFIESPADIFRLHQHRDEILARGGWQEKSVDNLLAAVENKRSADAARFLFGLGIRHIGAVTARDLLKNFTTLQKLAEVGKAVRESEAVREEITAIDGVGPTVAQALADFFHEPHNVKVWDDLLNEVSPPDYIVETKDSAVAGKTVVFTGKLETMSRDEAKAQAEALGAKASGSVSSKTDLLVAGPGAGSKMKKAAELGIEVIDEAAWAEIVKAAG
- the recN gene encoding DNA repair protein RecN — encoded protein: MLQSLSIRDIVLIEALDLDFGAGLSVLTGETGAGKSILLDSMGLALGNRADSGLVRQGMEKAQVTATFDAPDPASKLAVYLADNDIEIEPGEPLIIKRSVKADGGSRAFINDQPCSAALLREAGNRLIEIHGQHDDRGLINPRGHRALLDTYAGSDPAKVRQAFEGWQSAKVALEQAIADQEAAEQDREFLEHSVAELSKFAPQPGEEQELALERATMMKGEKLTGDLEAIRAAFDGSNGGLASLRAAARRLDRIGEDHPLLAEALGALDRAVIEAGEAEELLNKAADALMFDPQRLDDMETRLFELRALARKHRVEPETLAKLLTDMETRLAAISDGGRSLKTLEAGLAEAKSSYIAAAEMLRLKRQKAAKALDKAVAGELKPLKLDAARFETLIEPLDELRWGGNGMDRIEFLISTNPGAPLAPLGKIASGGELSRFILALKVALAEEGGAGTIIFDEVDRGVGGAVAAAIGERLAKLSKAAQLLVVTHSPQVASKGDAHFLINKSIAGTVSRTDVAALDGEGRRQEIARMLSGADVTDEARAQADRLLEGV